The Streptomyces sp. NBC_00691 genome has a segment encoding these proteins:
- a CDS encoding ATP-dependent helicase translates to MTARITDPEQLKELLGIPFTPEQTACITAPLAPQVVVAGAGSGKTTVMAARVVWLVGTGQVAPEQVLGLTFTNKAAGELAERVRTALVRAGVTDPDVIDPDDPPGEPRISTYHAFAGRLLTDHGLRIGLEPTSRLLADATRYQLAARVLREAPGPYPALTRSFTTLITDLLALDAELAEHLVPPERLLSYDSALLAALAEARLSNAELRKIPEAATARRELLDLVVRYRTAKRSRDLLDFGDQIARSAELATTRPEVGEILRDEFRVVLLDEYQDTSVAQRLLLSGLFGQGTGQRATGHAVTAVGDPCQAIYGWRGASVANLDDFPEHFPHADGSPADRYSLSENRRSGGRLLDLANGLATPLRAMHAGVEALRPAPGAEADGSVRIALLPTHAEEIDWLADSLAHLVRTGREPGEIAVLCRTATDFPAIHAALVARDVPVEVVGLSGLLHLPEVADLVAVCEVLQDPGANAALVRLLTGPRWRIGPRDLALLGRRARHLVHRGGDDPDPEQRLAAAVEGVDPAEVVSLADALDTFLDSGGAADDGLAFSTDARVRFARLAAELRALRGSLADPLMDVLHRVLSATGLEVELSASPHALAARRRETLGHFLDIAAGFASLDGEASLLAFLGYLRTAVQFEKGLDNALPGGENTVKVLTAHKSKGLEWDVVAVPGLVTGQFPSARARESWTSQPQVLPHALRGDAATLPAVDTWNAKALTAFKNEMRDHQHTEELRLGYVTFTRPRSLLLGSAHWWGPSQKKPRGPSDFLQALYAHCETGHGEIEAWAEEPEKDARNPTLTEAEGDEPWPLPLDRESFRRRQEAAALVRTRLETIAAQGGPGAHDPGSAAPVARDPRPEDLWPDEEEPVWDEEELPEDTHADAVPAPREPGHGPTPEDTRTIASWDRDLTALTTELRRARATTRDVVLPAYLSASQVLRLASDPDGFAQELARPMPKAPQPAARRGTRFHAWVESRFEELPLPFLGPEELPGGEDFAGEPEILDERDLDELKEAFARTEYAHRTPYRVEVPVHLSLGGRVVRGRIDAVYRDPDSGTYEIVDWKTSRQRSADPLQLAIYRLAWAEQHGLAPEDVAAAFVYVRTGEVARPTRLPGRAELEALLLGEPAPDAGRALLPEEAPPGAG, encoded by the coding sequence GTGACCGCACGCATCACCGACCCCGAGCAGCTCAAGGAGCTCCTCGGCATCCCGTTCACCCCGGAGCAGACGGCCTGCATCACCGCGCCGCTCGCCCCGCAGGTCGTCGTGGCCGGAGCCGGCTCCGGCAAGACGACGGTGATGGCCGCCCGGGTGGTCTGGCTGGTCGGCACGGGCCAGGTCGCCCCCGAGCAGGTCCTCGGCCTCACCTTCACCAACAAGGCCGCCGGTGAGCTCGCCGAGCGCGTCCGCACCGCCCTCGTCCGCGCCGGAGTGACGGATCCCGACGTCATCGACCCGGACGACCCCCCGGGCGAGCCGCGGATCTCCACCTACCACGCGTTCGCCGGCCGGCTCCTCACCGACCACGGCCTGCGCATCGGCCTCGAACCGACCTCCCGGCTCCTCGCCGACGCCACCCGCTACCAGCTCGCCGCCCGCGTCCTGCGCGAGGCCCCCGGCCCGTACCCGGCGCTCACCCGCTCCTTCACGACCCTGATCACCGACCTGCTCGCCCTCGACGCCGAGCTCGCCGAGCACCTCGTACCGCCGGAAAGACTTCTTTCGTACGACTCCGCGCTGCTCGCCGCCCTCGCCGAGGCCAGGCTCAGCAACGCCGAGCTGCGCAAGATCCCCGAGGCCGCCACCGCCCGCCGCGAACTCCTCGACCTCGTCGTCCGCTACCGCACCGCCAAGCGCTCCCGCGACCTGCTCGACTTCGGCGACCAGATCGCCCGCTCCGCCGAGCTGGCCACCACCCGGCCCGAGGTCGGCGAGATCCTCCGCGACGAGTTCCGGGTCGTCCTCCTCGACGAGTACCAGGACACCTCCGTCGCCCAGCGGCTGCTGCTCTCCGGCCTCTTCGGCCAGGGCACCGGACAGCGCGCCACCGGCCACGCGGTGACCGCCGTCGGCGACCCGTGCCAGGCCATCTACGGCTGGCGCGGCGCCTCCGTCGCCAACCTCGACGACTTCCCCGAGCACTTCCCGCACGCGGACGGCAGCCCCGCCGACCGCTACTCGCTCTCCGAGAACCGGCGCAGCGGCGGCCGCCTGCTCGACCTCGCCAACGGACTCGCCACCCCCCTGCGCGCCATGCACGCGGGCGTGGAGGCGCTGCGTCCCGCGCCCGGCGCCGAGGCCGACGGAAGCGTCCGCATCGCGCTCCTGCCCACCCACGCCGAGGAGATCGACTGGCTCGCCGACTCCCTCGCCCACCTCGTCCGCACCGGCCGGGAGCCCGGCGAGATCGCCGTCCTGTGCCGTACCGCCACCGACTTCCCCGCCATCCACGCGGCCCTCGTCGCCCGTGACGTACCCGTCGAGGTCGTCGGTCTCTCCGGCCTCCTCCACCTGCCCGAGGTCGCCGACCTGGTCGCCGTCTGCGAGGTCCTCCAGGACCCGGGGGCCAACGCCGCCCTGGTCCGCCTCCTCACCGGCCCCCGCTGGCGCATCGGCCCCCGCGACCTCGCCCTCCTCGGCAGGCGGGCCCGGCACCTCGTCCACCGGGGCGGCGACGACCCCGACCCCGAGCAGCGGCTCGCCGCCGCCGTCGAGGGCGTCGACCCGGCCGAGGTCGTCTCCCTCGCCGACGCGCTCGACACCTTCCTGGACTCCGGCGGCGCCGCCGACGACGGCCTCGCCTTCTCCACCGACGCCCGGGTCCGCTTCGCGCGCCTCGCCGCCGAGCTGCGCGCCCTGCGCGGCTCGCTCGCCGACCCGCTCATGGACGTGCTGCACCGGGTGCTCTCGGCGACCGGCCTGGAGGTCGAACTGTCCGCCTCCCCGCACGCGCTCGCCGCCCGCCGCCGCGAGACCCTCGGCCACTTCCTCGACATCGCCGCCGGCTTCGCCTCCCTGGACGGCGAGGCGAGCCTCCTCGCCTTCCTCGGCTACCTGCGCACGGCCGTCCAGTTCGAGAAGGGCCTCGACAACGCCCTCCCCGGCGGCGAGAACACCGTCAAGGTCCTCACCGCCCACAAGTCCAAGGGCCTGGAGTGGGACGTCGTCGCCGTCCCCGGGCTGGTCACCGGGCAGTTCCCCAGCGCCCGGGCCCGGGAGTCGTGGACCTCGCAGCCGCAGGTCCTCCCGCACGCCCTGCGCGGCGACGCGGCGACCCTGCCGGCCGTCGACACCTGGAACGCGAAGGCCCTCACCGCCTTCAAGAACGAGATGCGGGACCACCAGCACACCGAGGAACTCCGCCTCGGCTACGTCACCTTCACCCGCCCCCGCAGCCTTCTCCTCGGCTCGGCCCACTGGTGGGGCCCGTCGCAGAAGAAGCCGCGTGGCCCGTCGGACTTCCTCCAGGCCCTGTACGCCCACTGCGAGACGGGCCACGGGGAGATCGAGGCGTGGGCGGAGGAACCGGAGAAGGACGCGCGGAACCCGACGCTGACGGAGGCGGAGGGCGACGAGCCCTGGCCGCTCCCGCTGGACCGGGAGTCGTTCAGACGCCGGCAGGAGGCGGCGGCCCTCGTCCGCACCCGGCTGGAGACGATCGCCGCGCAGGGCGGGCCCGGCGCGCACGACCCCGGCAGCGCGGCGCCCGTCGCCCGGGACCCGCGGCCGGAGGACCTCTGGCCGGACGAGGAGGAACCCGTCTGGGACGAGGAAGAACTCCCCGAGGACACCCACGCGGACGCGGTCCCCGCCCCCCGCGAGCCCGGGCACGGTCCCACCCCCGAGGACACCAGGACCATCGCCTCCTGGGACCGCGACCTCACCGCCCTCACCACCGAACTCCGCCGCGCCCGCGCCACCACCCGTGACGTCGTCCTGCCCGCGTACCTCTCCGCCTCCCAGGTCCTGCGCCTGGCCTCCGACCCCGACGGCTTCGCCCAGGAGCTGGCCCGGCCCATGCCGAAGGCCCCGCAGCCGGCCGCCCGCCGGGGCACCCGGTTCCACGCGTGGGTGGAGTCCCGGTTCGAGGAGCTGCCGCTGCCGTTCCTCGGCCCGGAGGAGCTGCCCGGCGGGGAGGACTTCGCGGGGGAGCCGGAGATCCTCGACGAGCGGGACCTCGACGAACTGAAGGAGGCCTTCGCCCGTACCGAGTACGCCCACCGCACCCCGTACCGGGTCGAGGTCCCCGTGCACCTCTCGCTCGGCGGCCGGGTCGTCCGGGGCCGGATCGACGCCGTCTACCGGGACCCGGACTCCGGCACGTACGAGATCGTCGACTGGAAGACCAGCCGGCAGCGCAGCGCGGACCCGCTCCAGCTCGCGATCTACCGGCTCGCCTGGGCCGAGCAGCACGGCCTCGCGCCCGAGGACGTGGCCGCCGCCTTCGTCTACGTACGGACGGGCGAGGTCGCCCGCCCCACCCGCCTGCCCGGCCGGGCCGAGCTGGAGGCCCTCCTCCTCGGAGAGCCGGCCCCGGACGCCGGTCGGGCCCTCCTGCCGGAAGAGGCACCCCCGGGCGCCGGATAG
- a CDS encoding mycoredoxin produces the protein MQGTVTMYSTTWCGYCRRLKSQMDREGIAYTEINIEQDPDSAAFVEKANGGNQTVPTVLFPDGSTLTNPSLAQVKQALSV, from the coding sequence ATGCAGGGCACTGTGACGATGTACAGCACCACGTGGTGCGGCTACTGCCGTCGGCTGAAGAGCCAGATGGACCGCGAGGGCATCGCGTACACGGAGATCAACATCGAGCAGGACCCCGACTCGGCGGCCTTCGTGGAGAAGGCGAACGGCGGAAACCAGACCGTTCCGACCGTCCTCTTCCCGGACGGCTCCACGCTGACGAACCCGAGCCTCGCCCAGGTGAAGCAGGCGCTCAGCGTCTGA
- a CDS encoding dipeptidase translates to MSETPDSAVHAVRTYIEQHRAAFLGDLAEWLRIPSVSAQPDRAGDVRRSAEWLAAKLTGTGFTTVEIWETGGAPAVFAEWPSDDPDAPTVLVYGHHDVQPAAREDGWHTDPFEPTVVDGRMYARGAADDKGQVFFHTLGVRAHLAATGRTAPAVHLKLIVEGEEESGSPHFRDLVETHAERLAADAVIVSDTGMWSETTPTVCTGMRGVADCEIELYGPDQDIHSGSFGGAVPNPATVAGRIVAALHDADEHVAIPGFYEGVTELTDAERALVAELPFDEAAWLRTAKSHGTLGEVGFSTLERVWARPTAEVNGIGGGYQGPGGKTIVPASAQLKLSFRLVAGQDPGKIELAVRDWLAGLVPAGIRYEIVFGAPTRPCLTPLDHPALTAVAGAMSRAFDGAKVRYTREGGSGPAADLQDVLEAPVLFLGISVPSDGWHAPNEKIELDLLMKGVETTAHLWGDLSAALRPA, encoded by the coding sequence ATGAGCGAGACCCCGGACAGCGCCGTCCACGCCGTACGCACGTACATCGAGCAGCACCGTGCCGCCTTCCTCGGCGACCTCGCGGAGTGGCTGCGCATCCCCTCCGTGTCGGCGCAGCCGGACCGCGCGGGGGACGTACGGCGCAGCGCCGAATGGCTCGCCGCCAAGCTCACCGGGACCGGCTTCACCACGGTCGAGATCTGGGAGACCGGCGGCGCCCCCGCCGTCTTCGCCGAGTGGCCCTCCGACGACCCGGACGCGCCGACGGTCCTCGTCTACGGCCACCACGACGTGCAGCCCGCCGCCCGCGAGGACGGCTGGCACACCGACCCCTTCGAGCCGACCGTGGTCGACGGGCGGATGTACGCGCGCGGGGCGGCCGACGACAAGGGGCAGGTGTTCTTCCACACCCTCGGTGTCCGCGCGCACCTCGCCGCCACCGGCCGCACCGCGCCCGCCGTCCACCTCAAGCTGATCGTCGAGGGCGAGGAGGAGTCCGGGTCCCCGCACTTCCGCGACCTCGTCGAGACGCACGCCGAACGCCTCGCCGCCGACGCCGTGATCGTCTCCGACACCGGCATGTGGTCCGAGACGACCCCCACCGTCTGCACCGGCATGCGCGGGGTCGCCGACTGCGAGATCGAGCTGTACGGCCCCGACCAGGACATCCACTCCGGCTCCTTCGGCGGCGCCGTGCCGAACCCGGCCACCGTCGCCGGCCGGATCGTCGCCGCCCTCCACGACGCCGACGAGCACGTCGCGATCCCCGGCTTCTACGAGGGCGTGACCGAACTCACCGACGCCGAGCGCGCCCTCGTCGCCGAGCTGCCCTTCGACGAGGCCGCCTGGCTGCGCACGGCGAAGTCGCACGGCACCCTCGGCGAGGTCGGCTTCTCCACCCTGGAGCGGGTCTGGGCCCGCCCGACCGCCGAGGTCAACGGCATCGGCGGCGGCTACCAGGGCCCCGGAGGCAAGACGATCGTCCCCGCCTCCGCCCAGCTCAAGCTCTCGTTCCGGCTGGTCGCCGGCCAGGATCCGGGCAAGATCGAGCTCGCGGTACGGGACTGGCTCGCCGGTCTCGTCCCCGCCGGCATCCGGTACGAGATCGTCTTCGGCGCCCCGACCCGTCCCTGCCTCACCCCGCTCGACCACCCCGCACTCACGGCGGTCGCCGGGGCCATGAGCCGGGCCTTCGACGGCGCCAAGGTCCGCTACACCCGCGAGGGCGGCTCGGGACCGGCCGCCGACCTCCAGGACGTCCTGGAGGCACCCGTCCTGTTCCTCGGCATCTCCGTCCCGTCCGACGGCTGGCACGCCCCCAACGAGAAGATCGAGCTCGATCTCCTCATGAAGGGCGTCGAGACGACCGCTCACCTCTGGGGCGACCTGTCCGCCGCCCTCCGTCCCGCCTGA
- the nudC gene encoding NAD(+) diphosphatase, whose product MSTLKNASADRPISLTAPSGIDRAAHHRLDEAWLAAAWSHPTTRVFVVSGGQVLIDDTADGTTELVMTPAFEAPVTETHRYFLGTDADGVSYFALQKDSLPGRMDQSARPAGLREAGLLLSDRDAALMVHAVALENWQRLHRFCSRCGERTVIAAAGHIRRCQACGAEHYPRTDPAVIMLVTDEEDRALLGRQVHWPEGRFSTLAGFVEPGESIEASVAREVFEEAGVTVGEVEYIASQPWPFPSSLMLGFFARATSSEITVDGEEIHEARWFSRDDLAAAFESGEVIPPYGISIASRLIERWYGKPLPKPGDVI is encoded by the coding sequence GTGAGCACCTTGAAGAACGCGTCAGCGGACCGCCCGATCTCGCTCACCGCTCCGAGCGGCATCGACCGCGCCGCGCACCACCGCCTCGACGAGGCCTGGCTTGCGGCGGCCTGGAGCCACCCCACCACGCGGGTCTTCGTGGTCTCCGGGGGCCAGGTGCTGATCGACGACACGGCGGACGGCACGACCGAACTCGTCATGACCCCGGCCTTCGAGGCCCCGGTCACCGAGACCCACCGCTACTTCCTGGGCACGGACGCCGACGGCGTCTCCTACTTCGCGCTCCAGAAGGACTCCCTGCCCGGCCGCATGGACCAGTCCGCGCGGCCCGCCGGGCTCCGCGAGGCCGGACTGCTGCTGTCGGACCGGGACGCGGCCCTCATGGTGCACGCGGTGGCCCTGGAGAACTGGCAGCGCCTCCACCGCTTCTGCTCGCGCTGCGGCGAGCGCACCGTCATCGCCGCCGCCGGGCACATCCGCCGCTGCCAGGCGTGCGGCGCCGAGCACTACCCGCGGACCGACCCCGCGGTGATCATGCTGGTCACGGACGAGGAGGACCGGGCGCTGCTCGGCCGCCAGGTCCACTGGCCCGAGGGCCGCTTCTCGACGCTCGCCGGGTTCGTCGAGCCCGGCGAGTCCATAGAGGCGTCGGTGGCCCGTGAGGTCTTCGAGGAGGCCGGTGTCACGGTCGGCGAGGTCGAGTACATCGCCAGCCAGCCGTGGCCGTTCCCGTCCAGCCTGATGCTGGGCTTCTTCGCCCGCGCGACCTCCTCGGAGATCACCGTGGACGGCGAGGAGATCCACGAGGCCCGCTGGTTCTCCCGCGATGACCTGGCCGCCGCCTTCGAGTCGGGCGAGGTGATCCCGCCCTACGGCATCTCGATCGCCTCCCGGCTGATCGAGCGCTGGTACGGCAAGCCGCTGCCGAAGCCCGGCGACGTGATCTGA
- a CDS encoding ATP-dependent DNA helicase UvrD2 — protein MTAATHSTLFPQVPETADAVLDGLDPEQREVALALTGPVCVLAGAGTGKTRAITHRIAYGVRSGRLQPASVLAVTFTNRAAGEMRGRLRQLGAGGVQARTFHSAALRQLQFFWPKAVGGDLPRLLERKIQLVADAAARCRVRLDRNELRDVTGEIEWAKVTQTVPADYPAIVAKAHRDAPRDPAEISQIYAMYEQLKRDRSVIDFEDVLLLTVGILQDRHDIADQIRSQYQHFVVDEYQDVSPLQQRLLDLWLGDRDNLCVVGDASQTIYSFTGATPDHLLNFRTRHPGATVVKLVRDYRSTPQVVHLANGLLGQARGRAAEHRLELISQRDPGPGPVYTEYADEPTEAEGTARRIRDLIAAGVPAGEIAVLYRINAQSEVYEQALADAGVPYQLRGAERFFERQEVREAGIALRGAARAGGNDSLLDDAEDLPAQVRAVLSTKGWTSQPPSGSGAVRDRWESLAALVRLAEDFARARSGATLSDLVAELDERAAAQHAPTVQGVTLASLHSAKGLEWDAVFLVGLTEGMMPITYAKTDEQVEEERRLLYVGVTRARLHLTLSWALSRSPGGRASRRPSRFLKGLRPGSGSLGTVAPGGSGSFERGAAGRRKPRGPVLCRVCGATLTEAGAMKLMRCEDCPSDMDEGLYERLRDWRAEQARELGQPAYCVFTDKTLMAIAERVPGTGGELSSISGVGARKLDRFGADVLAICAGEDGGTGLDDS, from the coding sequence GTGACAGCAGCAACGCACTCCACTCTCTTCCCGCAGGTCCCGGAGACGGCCGACGCGGTGCTCGACGGGCTCGACCCGGAGCAGCGCGAGGTCGCCCTGGCCCTGACCGGCCCGGTGTGCGTGCTGGCGGGCGCCGGCACGGGCAAGACGCGGGCGATCACCCACCGCATCGCCTACGGCGTGCGGTCGGGCAGACTCCAGCCCGCCAGCGTGTTGGCCGTCACCTTCACCAACCGCGCCGCGGGCGAGATGCGCGGCCGGCTCCGGCAGCTCGGCGCGGGCGGCGTCCAGGCGCGCACGTTCCACTCCGCGGCCCTCCGCCAGCTCCAGTTCTTCTGGCCGAAAGCCGTCGGTGGCGATCTGCCCCGGCTCCTGGAGCGGAAGATCCAGCTCGTCGCCGACGCCGCGGCCCGCTGCCGGGTCCGGCTCGACCGGAACGAGCTGCGCGACGTGACCGGCGAGATCGAGTGGGCCAAGGTCACCCAGACCGTCCCCGCCGACTACCCGGCCATCGTCGCCAAGGCCCACCGGGACGCCCCCCGCGACCCGGCGGAAATCAGCCAGATCTATGCGATGTACGAGCAGCTGAAGCGCGACCGCTCGGTGATCGACTTCGAGGACGTGCTGCTGCTCACCGTCGGCATCCTCCAGGACCGGCACGACATCGCCGACCAGATCCGGAGCCAGTACCAGCACTTCGTCGTGGACGAGTACCAGGACGTCTCCCCGCTCCAGCAGCGGCTGCTCGACCTGTGGCTCGGCGACCGCGACAACCTCTGCGTCGTCGGCGACGCGAGCCAGACGATCTACTCCTTCACCGGGGCCACTCCCGACCACCTGCTGAACTTCCGCACCCGCCACCCCGGGGCCACGGTGGTCAAGCTGGTCCGCGACTACCGCTCGACCCCCCAGGTCGTCCACCTCGCCAACGGCCTGCTCGGCCAGGCCCGCGGCCGGGCCGCCGAGCACCGCCTGGAACTGATCTCCCAGCGCGACCCCGGCCCCGGCCCCGTCTACACCGAGTACGCGGACGAGCCGACGGAGGCCGAGGGCACCGCCCGCCGCATCCGGGACCTCATCGCCGCCGGCGTCCCGGCCGGCGAGATCGCCGTCCTCTACCGGATCAACGCCCAGTCCGAGGTGTACGAGCAGGCCCTGGCCGACGCCGGGGTGCCCTACCAGCTGCGCGGCGCCGAGCGCTTCTTCGAGCGCCAGGAGGTACGGGAGGCGGGCATCGCCCTGCGCGGCGCGGCCCGCGCCGGGGGCAACGACTCCCTCCTCGACGACGCCGAGGACCTGCCCGCTCAGGTCAGAGCCGTCCTCTCGACCAAGGGCTGGACCTCGCAGCCGCCCTCGGGCTCCGGCGCCGTCCGGGACCGCTGGGAGTCCCTCGCCGCCCTCGTCCGGCTCGCCGAGGACTTCGCCCGCGCACGGTCCGGAGCCACCCTCTCCGACCTCGTCGCCGAACTCGACGAGCGGGCCGCCGCGCAGCACGCGCCGACCGTGCAGGGCGTCACCCTCGCCTCGCTGCACTCCGCCAAGGGCCTCGAATGGGACGCCGTCTTCCTGGTCGGCCTCACCGAGGGCATGATGCCCATCACCTACGCCAAGACCGACGAGCAGGTCGAGGAGGAGCGGCGCCTGCTGTACGTCGGCGTCACCCGAGCCCGGCTCCACCTCACGCTCTCCTGGGCGCTCTCCCGCTCCCCGGGCGGCCGGGCCTCCCGGCGCCCCAGCCGCTTCCTCAAGGGCCTGCGGCCCGGCTCCGGCTCCCTCGGCACCGTCGCCCCGGGCGGGTCCGGCTCCTTCGAGCGGGGCGCCGCCGGCCGCCGCAAGCCGCGCGGCCCCGTTCTCTGCCGGGTCTGCGGGGCGACCCTCACCGAGGCGGGCGCCATGAAGCTCATGCGCTGCGAGGACTGCCCCTCGGACATGGACGAGGGACTGTACGAGCGGCTCCGCGACTGGCGCGCCGAGCAGGCCAGGGAACTCGGTCAGCC